The following are encoded together in the Glycine soja cultivar W05 chromosome 5, ASM419377v2, whole genome shotgun sequence genome:
- the LOC114413527 gene encoding zinc finger CCCH domain-containing protein 20-like: MMLGETHRPNPTVHVPPWAPEIFSPYTGNADYSPYSMQEALSALQHYESTDAESDSEVPSREPEVPVDAYSCDHFRMFEFKVRRCARCRSHDWTDCPYAHPGEKARRRDPRKYHYSGTACPDFRKGSCKKGDACEYAHGVFECWLHPARYRTQPCKDGTSCRRRVCFFAHTPDQLRVLPQQSPRSADSYDGSPLRHAIESSCAKSHPFVASPGSASSPVESPPMSPMTVSVNEMVASLRNLQLGKVKSLPSSWNVMGSSGFGSPRGPMIRPGFFSLPTTPTQAPTRGGVNYFDQWDQSCCEEEPVMERVESGRSIRARMFEKLSKENHLDGSGSGSSQIGVPDVGWVSELVSR; encoded by the coding sequence ATGATGCTTGGGGAGACCCACCGCCCAAATCCAACCGTACACGTGCCACCGTGGGCGCCGGAGATCTTCTCACCATACACCGGCAATGCCGATTACTCTCCGTACTCCATGCAAGAAGCACTTAGTGCACTTCAGCACTACGAATCCACCGATGCTGAGTCAGACTCGGAGGTTCCGTCTCGGGAACCGGAAGTCCCGGTGGACGCTTACTCCTGCGACCATTTCCGCATGTTCGAGTTCAAGGTTCGGAGATGCGCACGTTGCAGGTCGCATGACTGGACCGACTGTCCGTACGCCCACCCCGGCGAGAAGGCACGCCGCCGTGATCCCCGGAAGTACCATTACTCCGGCACGGCTTGCCCCGATTTCCGCAAGGGGAGTTGCAAGAAGGGTGACGCGTGCGAGTACGCGCACGGGGTTTTCGAGTGCTGGCTCCACCCCGCGCGCTACCGCACTCAGCCTTGCAAGGATGGCACCAGTTGTCGCCGCCGCGTGTGTTTCTTCGCGCACACGCCggatcaacttagggttttgcCACAGCAGAGTCCGCGCAGTGCTGATTCCTACGACGGGTCTCCTTTGAGGCACGCGATTGAGTCGTCGTGTGCAAAGTCGCATCCGTTTGTGGCTTCTCCCGGTTCGGCCTCGTCGCCGGTGGAGTCTCCGCCGATGTCGCCGATGACTGTGAGTGTTAATGAGATGGTGGCTTCGCTAAGGAACTTGCAACTGGGGAAGGTGAAGTCCTTGCCTTCTTCGTGGAATGTTATGGGGTCTTCCGGGTTCGGGTCTCCTAGAGGACCCATGATCCGACCCGGATTTTTCAGCCTTCCGACAACGCCGACCCAGGCTCCGACTCGCGGTGGGGTCAACTACTTTGACCAGTGGGATCAGAGTTGTTGCGAGGAGGAGCCTGTTATGGAGAGGGTGGAATCTGGACGAAGCATAAGGGCGAGGATGTTTGAAAAACTGAGCAAAGAGAATCATCTGGACGGGTCGGGTTCCGGATCGAGTCAAATCGGGGTTCCCGATGTTGGGTGGGTTTCGGAGCTTGTCAGTCGCTGA